The genome window GCAGCATTCAACCCGGATTACGCATTAGAATTGCATAAACGCTTGTCGAAATTCACCAGGTAAAGTTGGCGTTTGGCGCGTGTAAATCCGGTGTAAAGCCAACGGTAAAATTCGATGGAGAAATACTCCTCCCCAATCCAGCCGTGGTCGAGATAGACATGATCCCATTGTCCGCCCTGGGCTTTATGGCAAGTAATGGCATAACCGAATTTCACTTGCAAGGCATTGAGATAAGGATCATTTCGAATGGCTTGTGCCCGTTTACGCCGATCCTCCATTTCCTGGTAATCCAGTGAAACCGATTCGTAAAGTTTTTTACTTGCTTCCCAGCCAAGGTTTGGAGATTCAAGAGTAAGCACATCCAGCATAATCGTGCATTCTACCGGTTCATGTCCGGGGTAATCCATCAGGCGTAATGTAGCAGTGGCAAAACGATGTCCGTGCATTTCACGAAAATTCCGGATTTTCTGAACCTCAACGAAATCCCCGTTGGCAATGAATCCTGCTTCGCTATCAGCAGGTAACCAAAAGTAGTTGTTGCGGACTACCATTAAAATATCGCCCCCCCCAATTTCATCGTCGCGGTACAACACCCTAGCCCGTATGCCTTGGTTGTATTGGTTTGCGCGCTTATTACTGCGTGTAATAATTACAGTTTCGTCATGTCCTTGCCGGGCATAGCTTTCATTCAATTTCTCCAGAAAGTTTTCCCCATTCAAATTCATTACATCGGCAGCCATTTGGAGATCCAACCGGTTATCGGGCAATTCCTCGGTAATTTGGCGACGAATTTTAGTAGCATCGGCCAAGATCATGCTATCACTGCTTTGACGAGCTACCTCAGTAAGTTCCATCACCTGAATGTGATTGAGGTAGTAACTGGCCTTAAGGTAATCCGGATTAAGAGCCGGACTAACACTAAGTCCAACCGGAGGCAACTGAGCCACATCGCCAATAAAAAGCAAACGGCAATTTTCACCGGAAAAAACATATTCGAGCAGATTGCTTAACACATCAACAGAATCGGAACTGCTTTTTCCAAATTCAGCATCCTCCCCTTGTATCATACTGGCTTCATCCACAATAAATAAAGTGTCGGTGTGAGGATTGGCTGCTAAAGCAAAAAACATTCCTCCAAACTGGTTGGTAGAGACTTTATATATTTTAGAATGAATTGTTTGGGCTTTTTTGCCTGAATAATTTCCTAAAACCTTAGCGGCTCTTCCGGTGGGTGCAAGCAACACACTTTTCATTTTAATGGCCGGCAATGTTTTAATTATACTTTTTACCAGGCTGGTTTTTCCGGTTCCTGCATATCCCTTCAAAATAAACAATTCCCGATCATGTCCACTTAGCAGAAAATCGGCCAACTGTTTCATAAACGACAACTGGCCATGGGTTGGCTGCATACCAAAGTGCTTAAGAAG of Bacteroidia bacterium contains these proteins:
- a CDS encoding AAA family ATPase, with translation MQPTHGQLSFMKQLADFLLSGHDRELFILKGYAGTGKTSLVKSIIKTLPAIKMKSVLLAPTGRAAKVLGNYSGKKAQTIHSKIYKVSTNQFGGMFFALAANPHTDTLFIVDEASMIQGEDAEFGKSSSDSVDVLSNLLEYVFSGENCRLLFIGDVAQLPPVGLSVSPALNPDYLKASYYLNHIQVMELTEVARQSSDSMILADATKIRRQITEELPDNRLDLQMAADVMNLNGENFLEKLNESYARQGHDETVIITRSNKRANQYNQGIRARVLYRDDEIGGGDILMVVRNNYFWLPADSEAGFIANGDFVEVQKIRNFREMHGHRFATATLRLMDYPGHEPVECTIMLDVLTLESPNLGWEASKKLYESVSLDYQEMEDRRKRAQAIRNDPYLNALQVKFGYAITCHKAQGGQWDHVYLDHGWIGEEYFSIEFYRWLYTGFTRAKRQLYLVNFDKRLCNSNA